The stretch of DNA GGGATCGGCGCGCGGCCGCTACTCACCGAAATCAGCATCGGACGGTGATTGATCATCGGGATGAAGGTGCCCATCTGGTCGCGATCCTGCGTGCGCGAGGCCGGCGCCAGCACGTCCGCCGTGCCGTTCTTGAACATTGCCACCTGGCGCGCGCGCGGCACCACGGTGAACACGAAGCTGCAGCCGATCTTCTGCCCAAGGCCGCGCAGCAGATCCGGATAAATGCCCTTCACATGGGCGCCGTCGATGATGACGCTGGCGCCGTTGGCTGATACCGGCACCGAGATCTCGCGCGAACAGCCGGTGGCGCCGGCGCTGTGTGAGGCAAATGCCAGGCTGACGGCGCACGCCGCCATCAATAAACGCAGCTTCATGCTTCCTCCGCCTTGTGCTTGCCGAAGTAGCGCTGCGCCACCAGCACCGCCATCGCCTGCATGGCCGCGCACAGATAGAAGGTGCTGCCCACGCGCCAGTCGCCGGCCGGCAGGTGGCTGACTTCTCCAAGAATCGCGGAACCCAGCAGCGGCATGATGATCACGCCCACGCTGCTGATCGATTGCAGCGATCCCATTAATTCGCCTTGCTCGTCGGCCGGCGTGTGTTTGGAGATGATGCTCTGCAGCGCCGGGCCAATCGCAAACGACAGCACATTGCAGACGATCAGCACATACATCATCCAGCCCTGCGTGGCCAGGCCATACAGCAGATAGGTGACCGTGCCGGAGACCATGCCCAGCTGCGCCAGCCGCACCTCGCCGAAGCGCTTGATCAGGAGGCCGAGCAGGCCGGCTTGCACCACGGCCGCCGTCAGGCCGACGCAGAACAGCGCCGCGCCATTCTGGCCCGGCGTCCAGTTGAAGCGGAAGGTGGTGTACAGCACCCAGGTGGTTTGCAGCATCATCGCCGCCAGCGTCACCAGCGTGTAAGTCACGACCAGGCCGCGGATGTCGGTGCGGCGCACCAGCTTGGCCAGTGCCGCCAGTGGATTGATCTTGGAGAGCTTGAACGGCGCGCGGCGGGCCGCCGGCAGCGATTCCGGCACCATCAGATAGCCGTACACCAGATTGGCGGCCGACAGCGCGCCGGCCACATAGAACGGCAGGTGCAAATCGACCGTGCCCAGTAGCCCGCCCAGCATCGGCCCGCAAATAAAGCCCAGACCGAACGCCGCGCCGATCTTGCCGAAGCTCTTGGCGCGGTTCTCCGGCGTCGAGATATCCGACGCGTACGCCGACGCCACCGACATGCTGGCCGACGACATGCCGCCGATCACGCGGCCGATGAACAGGCAGGCCAGGTTGGGCGCCCACGCCGTGGTCAGGAAGTTGATGCTCATGCCGGCCATCGAATACAGCAGCACCGGACGGCGGCCGACGCGGTCGCTGATCGCGCCGAGCATCGGCATGAACAGGAACTGCATCAAACCGAACACCGCGCTCATCACGCCATACCAGTAAGCCTGGTTGTCGCGCGTGCCGGTGAATTCGCCGACCAGCACCGGCAACACCGGCACAATCAGGCCGATGCCCAGCATATCGATGAAAACGCAGATCAGGACAAAGTTCAGATTACCCGGCGGCTTGCCCGGTACCGGCAGCGGCGCCGCTGCCGAGGTGTCGGTGGTGGTCATGTAGGGGAGGTGGGCGAGGGTCGGTTACGGCGCGGCCGGGCTGGCGGCCCATTCGGCGATAAAGCTGTCGCGGAAGGCGATCAATTCATTCAGCCGGTTGTCCGCCAGGCGGCGGCCTGCGGTGGTCTGCATGGTGCCAGGCAGGGTGGCCAGCTTAGTGTCGATATGGTCCAGCGCGTACGCCTTGTCATCCAGGTCGCGGTGCAGCGCCATCGGATCGTCTGGATGCGCCAGCGCCGAATCCATGCGGCCGGCGGTGTAGAACAACCGCGCCAGGCCAACCGCGCCCAGTGCATCCAGCCGGTCGGCGTCCTGCACGATTTTGGCTTCGATGGTTTCGGCGCGGATGCCGGCGGAAAAACTGTGACTTTCGATGGCGTGGGCGACGCCGGCCAGTTTATTGGGCGGGAAGTCCAGCTCGGCCAGCTGGCGGCTGGCCAGCAGCGCCGCCTTGCGCGACGCCAGATGGCGTTCGGGGTCATTTTTTTGCAGGTTGACCAAGTCATGCAGATAACAGCCGGCCAGCACCACCAGCGCATCGGCCTCGGGGTAATCATTCAGCAGCAGGCTGGCGTTGCGCCATACGCGGTGCAGATGGTTGGTATCGTGGGCGCCATCCACGCCCTGTGCCGCAGCGGCCAGGGCGACCAGGCGCGGGTGCCAACCAGTAAGCAAGCTATTCATCGGTCTCCCGGAGTGTTTGGTCGATTTTGTGTAAATGATACAGGCTTGCCGAACCTTGTGCAGGAGAAAAACTGTAGTGGAATTGTCAATCTGAGAATTGCATTAAGTTTATTTTGTTGCCGTGCCGCATTTATTTGGTGCTATTGATCTTGACTTGCGGTAACATTACGCATAGTCACTATCGCATAGAAGGAAAACCCATGTCTAACGTAAGCGAATTGCACGCGACGTCCTCGACCGCCGGCGAGTACCTGGCCTTTACCCTGGGCCAGGAAGAGTACGGCATTGATATTCAAAAAGTAAGCGAGATCCGCAGCTACGAAACGCCAACCCGCATCGCCAACGCGCCGGGCTTCGTCAAGGGCGTGGTCAATCTGCGCGGCATCATCGTGCCGATCGTCGATATGCGTATCAAATTCAATCTGGGCACCCCGACCTATGACCAGTTCACCGTGGTCATCATCCTCAACATCGGCCACCGCGTGGTCGGCATGGTGGTCGATCGCGTGTCGGACGTGACCACGCTGCTGCCTGAGCAAATCAAACCGGCGCCGGAAATCGGCTCGGCACTGAATACCGACCACATCGTCGGCCTCGGCACCATCGATGAGCGTATGCTGATCCTGGTCGATATCGACAAGCTGATGTCCAGCGCCGATATGGGCCTGATCGAAAGCACCGCGCTGGCGGCCTAAGCTTGCGCACATCACGCCGGGCCTGACCCGATGCTGATCCCGTAGTTTTGTTTTTGGTTTACTCTGAGAGGTAGGTGCAAGAATGAATATGTTGGCGAATATCAGTATCGGCAAACGCCTGGCGTTGGGCTTCACGATTATCCTGGCGTTTGCGATGCTGATTACCGGCATCAGCGTGTGGCGGCTGCAAGGCGTGGCCTCGGCCACCAGCGAAATGATGCAGAACCCGCTGGCCAAGGAGCGCATGATCTCCGACTGGTCCGGCAAGATCGACAGCGGCATCCGCCGCACCACCGCCATTGCCCGTAGCAGCGATCCGTCGCTGGGCGCCTACTTCGCCGAGGAGTCCAAGGCTTCTTCCGCCGCTTCCGGCGAACTGCAGAAAAAAATCGAAACGCTGATCAGCGATGACGATGAAAAAGCCCTGTTCACCCGCATCGGCGAGCAGCGCAAGGTGTACCTGTCGTCGCGCGACCAGATCAACAAGCTGAAAACCGCCGGTGAGTTGGACGAAGCAACGAAGATTTTTGAAAACGTTTTCAAGCCAGGCACGGCCAAGTATCAGGAATTGATCGTCGAACTGCTCAAAATGCAGCGCGCCAAGATTGACGCTGCCGCAGTGCACATCGAAGAAATCGCCAACAGCAGCCGTCGTTTGCTGTTCATTCTGGCGGCGCTGGTGCTGGCGTTCGGCGCCACCAGCGCCTGGCTGCTGACCACCGGCATCGTCCGTCCGCTGCAAGAGGCGGTAGTGGCAGCGCGCCGCGTCGCCAGCGGCGACCTGACCGGCCATATCGACGACAGCGCCAAGGACGAAACCGGCCAGCTGCTGACGGCATTGAAAGACATGAACGCCAGCCTGCTGGGCATCGTCACCGAAGTCCGCTCGGGCACCGATCACATCACCACCTCGTCGAGCGAAATCGCACAGGGTAACCAGGACCTGTCGCGCCGCACCGAGCAGCAAGCCGGCGCGCTGGAAGAAACCGCGTCATCGATGGAAGAACTGACTTCCACCGTCAAGCACAACGCCGACAATGCGCGCCAGGCTAACCAGCTGGCCGCATCGGCCGCGCAGGTGGCAGTGAAGGGCGGCGCCGTGGTCGCGCAAGTGGTGGGCACCATGGATTCGATCAACCAGTCGTCCAGCAAGATCGTCGACATCATCGCGGTAATCGACGGTATCGCCTTCCAGACCAATATCCTGGCGCTGAATGCAGCGGTGGAAGCTGCACGCGCCGGTGAGCAGGGCCGTGGTTTTGCGGTAGTGGCGTCGGAAGTGCGCAATCTGGCGCAGCGTTCCGCCTCGGCCGCCAAGGAAATCAAGGCGTTGATCGGCGACTCGGTGGAGAAGGTCAACCAGGGCAGCAAACTGGTGGCCGATGCCGGCGTGACGATGGACGAAATCGTCGCCAGCGTGCACAAGGTCAGCGACATGATCTCGGAAATTACCGCCGCCAGCAGCGAACAAAGCGCCGGCATCAACGAGGTGAATCAGGCCATCGGTTCGATGGACGCGGTGACGCAGCAGAACGCGGCGCTGGTGGAACAGGCTGCGGCTGCGGCGGAATCGATGCAGCAGCAGGCCGCCGCGCTGGCGCATGCCGTCAGCGTATTCAAGGTCGATGGCACGCCGCGCCTGTCGCATGCGCGTCCTGCCCGTCCGCAGCTACAAATCACTCGCAGCGTCTGAACTTTTCACGTAGCATTGCCTTTTTGGCTATGTGCGTGGGAGTGTGATGCGATATCTGTTATTGATGTTATTGGCGGCCCTGGCGCCGTTGGTCCAGGCCGAAACTGGCTTTGCCAATCTTGAACGGGGGCCGCACAGCGTCGGCTTCCGCCTCGTTCAGCAATACGATTATTCGCGCAGCTATCGCGAGAAAAACGATGTCGTCAACGGCCAGCCATTCACCGGCGAACGCGCCCGGCCGGTGCAGACGCTGATCTGGTATCCCGCCGCGTCCAATGCCGGCACGCGCATCCCTTATTCCGACTATATCCGTACCGAGGCGACCGACATCGATTACGGCCGCGCCAAATCCGAGGTGGACGCCTTCGTGGCGAACCAACTTAAGTCGGCCGTTGCGGCCATCGGCGAAACGCAGGCCAAGGCCAAATTTGCCCAGCGCATGTGGGCGGTGCGCGACGCTGCGCCGCTGGCGGGGAAATATCCGGTGGTGGTGTATGCGCCAGGCGGCGGCAGTCCCGCGCACGAAGCGGCTGATGTCGGCGAGTATCTGGCCAGCCATGGCTATGTGGTAATCGTCAGCCGCAACCTAGGCACGCGCAGTTACCTGATGACGGTCGATCGCGAAGGTGCTGAAACGCAGGCGCGCGACATCAGTTTCCTCGTCTCTTATGCGCACACGCTGCCGTTTGCCGACACCGCCCATATCGCGGCGGCCGGCTGGAGCTGGGGCGGCATGACCAATCTTTTTGCGGCGGCCGCCGACAATCGTATTTCCGCCGTCATCAGCCTGGATGGAACGCGCGAGCCGGATCTGACCAAGATGCTGCCGGTGTCGCGCCTGACGATTCCGTGGCTGTACATTTCGCGCAAGCTGGCCACCATTTCGGAGCTTAACAAGCGCGGTATCGAGAGCTCATTCAGCCTGCTGAACGCAGCGCGCCACATGCAGCTATACCAGGTGGTGATGCAGCCGATGGTGCACGTGGACTTTTCGCCGGAAGCCTTGCGGTTCCAGCCGCCGTCGCATTTTGACGAATACACCCGCGAGGAAGTGGAGCAGGCCTACTACTGGACCGCGCGCTACATGCTGGCGTTTGTCGATGCCTATCTGAAGAACGACGCGGCCGGCCTGGCCTTCGTCCAGCGCTCGCCGACGCAGAACGGCGCCCCGCGCCATATGACCTTGTACGAACCGCGCGCAGCCGACGTTGGTCCGGTGGCCACGCGTGCCGGCTTCGCCACCGAACTGGCAAAGCGCGGCTTCGATCACGCGGTGGATGTCTACACGGCGCTGCATGGCCGCGACAGCACTTTCGTCTTATCCGAGTCCGACCTCAACGCCTGGGGCTACGAACTGCTGCGCTCCGATAAACAGGCGGCCGGCGTGGAGATATTCAAACTGGGCGTCTCGCTATACCCGAACGCCAGCAACCTGCACGACAGCCTGGCCGAGGGCTACGAAGCACTAGACAACAAGCCCGCCGCCATCGCCAGCTACCAGAAATCGCTGGACCTCGATCCGAAGAACGGTCATGCAGCCGACCGTTTGAAAGCGTTGCGCTGACTAAGGCTGCGACGTAGCGTGGGCTGATCGGTCAATCGCTTGCTGCGACAGCCGGTCCGCATCACCGTTGCGGTGGCGCGGCAGCCAGCGTAGTTGGACCTCGCCCAGCGCTGCCATCAGCGAGACCACGTGCGCGCGATGTTCTTCCAGCCCCTTGGCGCCGCGTGCTGCGCCGAAATTCACGTCGTTGACCACCACCTGGCTGTCGCCGTAGACCAGCAGGCCATGCGCGCCATGGTCGCGCGCTGCTTCCAGCAACGCCGTCAGCGCCAGGTATTCCGCTTCGCTGCTGTTGCCATATCCCGCGCGGCGGCTGATTTCCACGCGTTGGCCATCCGGGCCGCAGAGCAGGGCGCCAATGCCGATCTGGCCTGGATTCGGATGCGCCGAGCCGTCAAACCAGCCGCGCCATGCTGCCGCAGAAGGCTGCATGCCCGCCTTGCGCACCGCCAGCTTGTGCGCGTGAGCTGCTTGCCTGGACTGGCGACGTTCTGCATCACGCAAGCGCAAGGTCTCGCGCTCGGCGAGAAGATGCGCCAGTCCCAGCGCACCGGCGGCCAAGGTCAGCACCTGCAACAAGGCCTGCGCCTCGCTCAACTGCATGCGTGCCGCCAAACGGCGCGCGGCCACGCGCTCGCCTTTGAAGGCGGCCGTGGCCAGCGTGTCAAACCCTGTATTGCTCATCAATCGCGACGACGGTTGTCGGGATGGTTGTCGTAGCGATTAGGGACGCCGTCGCCATCGCGGTCGCGGTCATAGCGGTTGGGAACGCCGTCATGATCGCGGTCACCACGTCCACGGTTATCGCCCCGATGGTCGTTGCGGCCATCGTGACGGTCGTATCGGTTCGGAATGCCGTCATGATCGCGATCGCCATTCGGGCCGCGCTCCCAGCGCGCCTCTTCGCGGTACCAGTGGCCATCACGCTGCGCCCAGCGAGGCTGCGAATAGACATAGCCCGGACGTGCGGCGATCCAGTTCCCGCCGATCCATTCATGACGGTTGCCGCGCCAGTCCCAGTACCCCGGCGACCAGACAAAGCCTGGACGCGGAGCAGGGATCACTTCATAGCGTGGTGGCGGCGGTGCGACGGTGATGTAGTCGCCACGCGATGGGCCGCTGACGACATACCAGCCGCCTGGATCGAAGCGCCAACCGCCGCCATCGCGAATCCAGGTCGCTGGACGCCAGCTGCTGCCGACGCGCTCACGTTCCCAGTGACCGCCCAGCCATGCGTGGCGGTGGCCGTCCCAGTTCCAGTAGCCAGGCGCCCAGACGTAGCCGCGGCGCGGTGCCGGCACGGCTTCATATCGTACTGGAGGCGGCGCATTGCCGATCACGACGCTCACGCCGACTTGTGCGGAGGCGATGGATGGTGCGAAGGCTGCGGCGCTCAGCGCAAGCATGGCAGTGGCAAAAATAGGCTTGATCATGATGTAGTCCTCCGTTGTTATCTGCGCTGTGACTGCGCTTGGAAAGAACTATATCAACTGCGGCAAGAGTGTGTGCCGGATGATGCAACTTTTTACATATGACACAAAGCTGTGTGCAGATTTTGTGCGATGGCGAACAGAGTATCGCCGGAAGGGCTTCGCCTGTTACGCGGCAGCGCGGCTGTGCGGACAGGCGAAGGGGTAACGCGGGTTCAAATTTTGCTCGCGCTGGTGGTGGTGTTGGCAGCCACGGTAGCAGCGCGTTCTTGCAGCAGCGATTGCAGTTTTTCTTCTGCCGTGAGGCGTTTGGCGCTGACTACCACAACTTGCATGTTGGAGGCGGAAGCGGTGGCGGTAGTGTCGGCCGTTGGGTGTTCGAAGGTGTAGGCGGCCGAGCAGGCCAGGGCAGCAACGACGACGAACAGGGCTTCAAAGTTTTTCAGGACATTCATGATCTTCTCCTTGGGGTGGTTGAACTGTGTTTCGATGTAGTCACTGTATGCCAAGCCCCTGCAAGCCGCACCGGGATTGCGACGGGACGCAGGTTTTGCGGCCCGAAATGCATTTTGGCGCGATGGCCGCTTTTCCTTGCCCCTCTGCTAAGTGCAGGCAGATACCGTCCACTAGCGTGAGGGGCATATGCCGCGAGTCATCCGTACCATTTTGCAAGCCTGGGAAGAGCGCCGCCGCGCGCGCCGTCGCAGCGCCAACCTGCGCGTCGGCCTGCGCGGACGGCCATCGGTCACGCTGGTGTCGTCGCATCGCCCGCCATCCGCGCCCCATGCGCCGTCGCCGGTACCGACTACCCGGCGCGTGATCCCGGCGCGCGTGGTATGGATCGTGGTGGCGGGCCTGGTGGTCACGCTGGGCGGCGGCGCGCTGATCGCCGGCCATGCGCGCCATCTGGCCGCGTCCACCGCCAGTACGCCGCAATCAGCCGCCAATATCCGCGCCGCCAACGCCTATCAGGCCGTGCTGCCGGGGATCGGCTTCACCGTGTCTGAGCAGCCGGGCGTCAACGCCAGCCTGCATCCTGATGGCGCTCTGCTGATCGTTTCAGGGCTACAGGCCGCGCCGCCGGTGCGGGTGGACCTGTGCAGCCAGATGCGCGGTCCGACCGATCCGCGCCTGCTGCCGCTGCGTCTGGGCTATCGCTTCGACGACGTCAAACGCTGGGTTGCGCGTAATGAGGAGGCCAATGTCCAGATCTCGCTGCGCAACGTGCTGCTGGTGGCCGACCGCGCCAGCGCCGCCGATGCCATGCCGGAAATCGATATCGAAGGCACCGGACGCGCCGACTATACCGACCCGGCAAGCGAACCGCTGAAACTCAGCTGGCATGCCCGCCAGGGCGAGGCCCGCTGGCTCAGCGACGCCAGCTTCGGCCAGATCGAGCAGGGCGTCAATGGCCAGGTCGGGCTGCGCCAGCAAGGCTGGCTGCTGTGGGGCGCCAATGCAGCCTTGCGGATCGAACGCCGCGCCAACGCTATGTGCCCGCAGGCCGGCGAACTGCTGGTGCAGATGTATCGCCCGGCTGGCAGCACCGGCACAGCTCCCGGCGCTGGTGCCGGCATCTCTGCCTCCGCCGCCCCCAGCGCCGCGCTGGTCACCGCATTCCCCGCGCGTGGCGCAGCCGTCAGCGCCTACTTCGCCCCCGGCCAGTACCAAGTGCCCAGCGCCGGTCCCGGTGAACTGGAAGATCAATCGCTATTCGATGCGTTGCAGGCCCAGGGCCTGATCCGCCTCACCGCCAGCGGCACCATCGACATCGCGCCGCGCGACCTGCCGCAATGGCAGTCCGCGCCAAGCACCGAACGCGCCGCAGAGTTGGGCAACTGGAAGCAGGTGCCATCCGGCGCCGTCACCAAAAAACTCTTCAAGCGTTTGTACTACCAGGCTGACGGCGCCTACGTCCGCCAGCAAATCGACATCTATAACAGCGAACGTCGCCTGCTGGCCTGGCGTATCAAAGCACCGGCCAACCTCACGCTTGACTGGAGCGCCAGCACCGGCGGCAATGCCGCCAACGGCAACGCCCCGGTCATGATTGCCACCACCGGCCAGATGCCGGTGGCCGCCTCGCGCCTGTTCGCTACGCTGCCACAAGGCTGGCAGCCATGGACGCGTGTCGCCCGCTGGTCGCAGGCCGGCGAGGGCAATGGCGGTAGCCCGGTGGTGCACCTCGCGCTCAACCTGCCGCGTGCCGCCAGCGGCGGCGAAGTCGTCCACATGCTGATCGCCGGCCGCGTAGGGAGTGGCGTCACCGGCGCCAGCGCCCAATTCGCGCCAGCTTGCAGCGGCCGCGCCTGCGCCAGCAACAACGACGTCCAGCACATCACGCTGACGCTGCAAGCCGGCGCCCGCAGCATTCAGCTGGACTTGCAGCCACTGGACTTCAACACCCCGGAAGACCAGAAATACCGCCATCTGCGCGTGGCGAACGGACGCCTGATCTGGCAAGCACTCGCGCAAAGCGACAACACCGTGCCACGTAGCAGCGCGCCATCGCCGGTCCGGCTGCAAGACCGCAACGGCACTATGTTGTGGACCGATGGCGCACCGAGCGAAGGGGCAGTGGAGGCAGGCCTGGCGCCACTGCTTGGCGTCAGTACCGAACACGCCAACAGCATCGCCGGCATGCTGGCCCGCTTGCCCGCACCGAAAGGCGCGGTGGACGCCACGCTGACATTGGACTTGCCACTGCAAGCCCTCAGCCAGCGCGTGCTGGAATGCGTCGCCATGCATCGCGGCCGTTGGGAGGGCGGCCGCTGCGCCGGCGGCCAGCCCGCGCCAGAAGGCCGCCACGCAGGTCTCGTCATCCTCGACACCGAAACCGGCGACATTCTCGCCGCTGCTGGCGCAGGAGCCGGCGACGTCAGCGCCGCCAACTGGGCAGAGGTGCGCGACTTCGACCGCACCAGCCCCGCGCGCAGCCCATTGCGGCTGCCGGCATTGCAGCACGACGGCGGCGCACACCAGAGTCCCGGCTCGACGTTCAAGGTGGTCAGCGCGCTTGGGCTGGAACTGGCCGCACAAAATGACCCGCAAATCGACACACTGTTGGGCGGCATGCCGCTGCAAGCGATCAACCGCATGGCGGCGCAGCGAGGCTACGGCTTCCAGACCGATGCCGCTAGCTATCCGCTCAATCCACGCCTGGCCCACATCACCAACTACCGCGAACAAAGCCTGGACCGCCGCGCGCAGGAAGGCCGTTTGGGACTGGCGCAGGCCCTGACCTACAGCCTGAATACCTGGTTCGCGTGGTCCGGAGAGCTGAGTGACCGCAGCCTGTTCGGTCGTCCGGACGGCGGCGCGCCTGATCTGCAAGCGCTGGATGCGGACGCGCTGGATTCGGTGCGTCCCATCGTCGCCGCCGCGCACCGGCTGGGCTTTGAGCGAGCGCAGCGTCTCGACGGCGGCCTGCTGCCGGCGGATTTCAACTGGCGCAACTGGGATGCGCTGCAATCCACGCCAGCCCATATGGACCCGATCCACACCCGCCACGAACTGCGCCAGATGTCGATTGGTCTGCGCATGCAGGTCACGCCGCTGCAAATGGCGCTGGCCTCGGCGGCCGTGGGACAGGGCAGGGTAGTCTCGCCGCGCATGCTGCTATCGCTGGACGGCCGCGATGGCGCTCAGCAGACCGCGCCGCCGCTGGGCATCCGTCTGGACCGCATCAAGGCCGGCATGAAAGGCGTGGTCGATGTCGGCACCGGCGCCGGCGCTTTCCGTGGCGCGGCGCTGGCCAGCGTGCGCCCCGGCCTGTATGGCAAAACCGGCACCGCGCCAAGCGGCGACGATACCGCCACGGTGTGGTTCACCGGCTGGCTGGAAGCGGGCAGCCTGCCCGGGCAGACGCACCGTTTGGCGATGGCGGCCTTC from Duganella dendranthematis encodes:
- a CDS encoding TCR/Tet family MFS transporter, with product MTTTDTSAAAPLPVPGKPPGNLNFVLICVFIDMLGIGLIVPVLPVLVGEFTGTRDNQAYWYGVMSAVFGLMQFLFMPMLGAISDRVGRRPVLLYSMAGMSINFLTTAWAPNLACLFIGRVIGGMSSASMSVASAYASDISTPENRAKSFGKIGAAFGLGFICGPMLGGLLGTVDLHLPFYVAGALSAANLVYGYLMVPESLPAARRAPFKLSKINPLAALAKLVRRTDIRGLVVTYTLVTLAAMMLQTTWVLYTTFRFNWTPGQNGAALFCVGLTAAVVQAGLLGLLIKRFGEVRLAQLGMVSGTVTYLLYGLATQGWMMYVLIVCNVLSFAIGPALQSIISKHTPADEQGELMGSLQSISSVGVIIMPLLGSAILGEVSHLPAGDWRVGSTFYLCAAMQAMAVLVAQRYFGKHKAEEA
- a CDS encoding HD domain-containing protein, with the protein product MNSLLTGWHPRLVALAAAAQGVDGAHDTNHLHRVWRNASLLLNDYPEADALVVLAGCYLHDLVNLQKNDPERHLASRKAALLASRQLAELDFPPNKLAGVAHAIESHSFSAGIRAETIEAKIVQDADRLDALGAVGLARLFYTAGRMDSALAHPDDPMALHRDLDDKAYALDHIDTKLATLPGTMQTTAGRRLADNRLNELIAFRDSFIAEWAASPAAP
- a CDS encoding chemotaxis protein CheW; this translates as MSNVSELHATSSTAGEYLAFTLGQEEYGIDIQKVSEIRSYETPTRIANAPGFVKGVVNLRGIIVPIVDMRIKFNLGTPTYDQFTVVIILNIGHRVVGMVVDRVSDVTTLLPEQIKPAPEIGSALNTDHIVGLGTIDERMLILVDIDKLMSSADMGLIESTALAA
- a CDS encoding methyl-accepting chemotaxis protein, translating into MNMLANISIGKRLALGFTIILAFAMLITGISVWRLQGVASATSEMMQNPLAKERMISDWSGKIDSGIRRTTAIARSSDPSLGAYFAEESKASSAASGELQKKIETLISDDDEKALFTRIGEQRKVYLSSRDQINKLKTAGELDEATKIFENVFKPGTAKYQELIVELLKMQRAKIDAAAVHIEEIANSSRRLLFILAALVLAFGATSAWLLTTGIVRPLQEAVVAARRVASGDLTGHIDDSAKDETGQLLTALKDMNASLLGIVTEVRSGTDHITTSSSEIAQGNQDLSRRTEQQAGALEETASSMEELTSTVKHNADNARQANQLAASAAQVAVKGGAVVAQVVGTMDSINQSSSKIVDIIAVIDGIAFQTNILALNAAVEAARAGEQGRGFAVVASEVRNLAQRSASAAKEIKALIGDSVEKVNQGSKLVADAGVTMDEIVASVHKVSDMISEITAASSEQSAGINEVNQAIGSMDAVTQQNAALVEQAAAAAESMQQQAAALAHAVSVFKVDGTPRLSHARPARPQLQITRSV
- a CDS encoding poly(ethylene terephthalate) hydrolase family protein — translated: MRYLLLMLLAALAPLVQAETGFANLERGPHSVGFRLVQQYDYSRSYREKNDVVNGQPFTGERARPVQTLIWYPAASNAGTRIPYSDYIRTEATDIDYGRAKSEVDAFVANQLKSAVAAIGETQAKAKFAQRMWAVRDAAPLAGKYPVVVYAPGGGSPAHEAADVGEYLASHGYVVIVSRNLGTRSYLMTVDREGAETQARDISFLVSYAHTLPFADTAHIAAAGWSWGGMTNLFAAAADNRISAVISLDGTREPDLTKMLPVSRLTIPWLYISRKLATISELNKRGIESSFSLLNAARHMQLYQVVMQPMVHVDFSPEALRFQPPSHFDEYTREEVEQAYYWTARYMLAFVDAYLKNDAAGLAFVQRSPTQNGAPRHMTLYEPRAADVGPVATRAGFATELAKRGFDHAVDVYTALHGRDSTFVLSESDLNAWGYELLRSDKQAAGVEIFKLGVSLYPNASNLHDSLAEGYEALDNKPAAIASYQKSLDLDPKNGHAADRLKALR
- a CDS encoding ribonuclease HI family protein; the protein is MSNTGFDTLATAAFKGERVAARRLAARMQLSEAQALLQVLTLAAGALGLAHLLAERETLRLRDAERRQSRQAAHAHKLAVRKAGMQPSAAAWRGWFDGSAHPNPGQIGIGALLCGPDGQRVEISRRAGYGNSSEAEYLALTALLEAARDHGAHGLLVYGDSQVVVNDVNFGAARGAKGLEEHRAHVVSLMAALGEVQLRWLPRHRNGDADRLSQQAIDRSAHATSQP
- a CDS encoding YXWGXW repeat-containing protein, translating into MIKPIFATAMLALSAAAFAPSIASAQVGVSVVIGNAPPPVRYEAVPAPRRGYVWAPGYWNWDGHRHAWLGGHWERERVGSSWRPATWIRDGGGWRFDPGGWYVVSGPSRGDYITVAPPPPRYEVIPAPRPGFVWSPGYWDWRGNRHEWIGGNWIAARPGYVYSQPRWAQRDGHWYREEARWERGPNGDRDHDGIPNRYDRHDGRNDHRGDNRGRGDRDHDGVPNRYDRDRDGDGVPNRYDNHPDNRRRD
- a CDS encoding penicillin-binding transpeptidase domain-containing protein; translated protein: MPRVIRTILQAWEERRRARRRSANLRVGLRGRPSVTLVSSHRPPSAPHAPSPVPTTRRVIPARVVWIVVAGLVVTLGGGALIAGHARHLAASTASTPQSAANIRAANAYQAVLPGIGFTVSEQPGVNASLHPDGALLIVSGLQAAPPVRVDLCSQMRGPTDPRLLPLRLGYRFDDVKRWVARNEEANVQISLRNVLLVADRASAADAMPEIDIEGTGRADYTDPASEPLKLSWHARQGEARWLSDASFGQIEQGVNGQVGLRQQGWLLWGANAALRIERRANAMCPQAGELLVQMYRPAGSTGTAPGAGAGISASAAPSAALVTAFPARGAAVSAYFAPGQYQVPSAGPGELEDQSLFDALQAQGLIRLTASGTIDIAPRDLPQWQSAPSTERAAELGNWKQVPSGAVTKKLFKRLYYQADGAYVRQQIDIYNSERRLLAWRIKAPANLTLDWSASTGGNAANGNAPVMIATTGQMPVAASRLFATLPQGWQPWTRVARWSQAGEGNGGSPVVHLALNLPRAASGGEVVHMLIAGRVGSGVTGASAQFAPACSGRACASNNDVQHITLTLQAGARSIQLDLQPLDFNTPEDQKYRHLRVANGRLIWQALAQSDNTVPRSSAPSPVRLQDRNGTMLWTDGAPSEGAVEAGLAPLLGVSTEHANSIAGMLARLPAPKGAVDATLTLDLPLQALSQRVLECVAMHRGRWEGGRCAGGQPAPEGRHAGLVILDTETGDILAAAGAGAGDVSAANWAEVRDFDRTSPARSPLRLPALQHDGGAHQSPGSTFKVVSALGLELAAQNDPQIDTLLGGMPLQAINRMAAQRGYGFQTDAASYPLNPRLAHITNYREQSLDRRAQEGRLGLAQALTYSLNTWFAWSGELSDRSLFGRPDGGAPDLQALDADALDSVRPIVAAAHRLGFERAQRLDGGLLPADFNWRNWDALQSTPAHMDPIHTRHELRQMSIGLRMQVTPLQMALASAAVGQGRVVSPRMLLSLDGRDGAQQTAPPLGIRLDRIKAGMKGVVDVGTGAGAFRGAALASVRPGLYGKTGTAPSGDDTATVWFTGWLEAGSLPGQTHRLAMAAFVSHSDATGGEHAAPVMAAILSTLAAQNGEQKGK